The Portunus trituberculatus isolate SZX2019 chromosome 27, ASM1759143v1, whole genome shotgun sequence DNA window tattgagtCTTGGGAGAGGAGAAGGCTGGCAACAATTTATCTGACTCATCCTGCCTGACCTTGAGCGCCCCACGTACTGCCTTTGTACGATGACTTTTCACTCTAAGCGCGCCAGAAGTTACTGCACAGACGACATGGATTGATAACTGGTAATGCAAATACATAATAACCTATATTTCATTaagatgaatggagagagacaaggagtaATGTATGTTGGCGTGATATGGAGGCGATGGGAAGtaaagaaggacgaggacgggTTCAGAAGAGGTGCCAAGGAGGTTGTTATAGTTTTCAGTCTGCTTAGGAAGAGGTTGAGATGAGAGGTGACTAAAAGGATGAGATGAGGGAACGGTATtgaaaacgaaatgaaaaaaaaaatggacaataaTAGAAAGCAAGTGTAGGAAGATCTCTTGGCTACAGCAAATTAAGGAGGTCTGCTGAGAGGATAAAACATTGGAATGAAGATGATACGaaagaagggtgaaggaaaacaaaaaaagtaaagaaaaacacgaggaagtagaggaagatgACTCACTATCATACTATGAAATGCTAGGGAGAAAACAGGAAGTctactggaagaagaagaaaattaaagtaaaaaaatgtggggagaaaaaaaaaaaaaacggcataCTGTatacaaaggaaaataacaaaaataagtaaacataaAATGGataatagatgaaataataagaagaaaaaatggaagacgaCAAAAATATGCTATgaagtatcagagagagagagagagagagagagagagagagagagagagtacacataaTGGATTCACACTAAGAGCCATGACCTTGCATAGAAGAGCGGGGAGTGCATGTTGGTATGACTGTGCACTTAACAGGTGTTGCCTCTAGAACCCGGGTGAGTAATGGTTATCTTGGTAGTTCTTAGAAGCAGTACATGACGCGGGGTGACAAATATGACTAGGAGCACGTGAGTATTAGCTTGTGTGTAATGCGGGTTGTTTCTTTCTCCCACGGAAATAActgtttaatatatatatatatatatatatatatatatatatatatatatatatatatatatatatatatatacaggagaaacaatacaaCGAGTGAGGTAACGAACATCATGTTTATTCCAAACGTTTCGACTTTTTCTTAAgtcatcatcagtggttctataattggagaaaaaaaaaccataagtttataaaacacattaaatgTTAAAAggttaaacataaaaaaaagggctaaaaatgtaaagtatggaaaaaaattttttttatagaatgtTAAGTGGTGTAGCAGACAACATATTATTTAAAGCAGGCTTATTGGTTTTAATATACATAGATTCTAATATTCTTAAGTCACTTCTGCTACATGAATCAATAATTTTAAAATGATCAAATGTTATTTGCACCTTACATTTAAGGGAGTGTTCCCTTATGGAGGAGTGGGGAGGGTTGTGTAGTGGACGACTCGTTCTGCTTGACTGGCCCATATGCTCGGCGACACGAACCCTGAAAGCTCGAGTGGAGCTTCCAAGGTACCCAGCCTGGCAGCTTGGGCAAGTGAAGCAGTAAATGATCGACGAGCGAAGGGTTGTCGGAACAACGTCTttaaatttaaaataactgtttATCTTGAAGGTGTTATTATGGACTAGTTGGAAGTTTATTTGTGGATAGTATTTCGTAAGAGATTTGACTAGTGTTTCTTCAATGTTTCGTGAGACAGATCCTAGAAACATTGAAGAAACACTAGTCAAATCTCTTACGAAATACTATCCACAAATAAACTTCCAACTAGTCCATAATAACACCTTCAAGATaaacagttattttaaatttaaAGACGTTGTTCCGACAACCCTTCGCTCGTCGATCATTTACTGCTTCACTTGCCCAAGCTGCCAGGCTGGGTACCTTGGAAGCTCCACTCGAGCTTTCAGGGTTCGTGTCGCCGAGCATATGGGCCAGTCAAGCAGAACGAGTCGTCCACTACACAACCCTCCCCACTCCTCCATAAGGGAACACTCCCTTAAATGTAAGGTGCAAATAACATTTGATCATTTTAAAATTATTGATTCATGTAGCAGAAGTGACTTAAGAATATTAGAATCTATGTATATTAAAACCAATAAGCCTGCTTTAAATAATATGTTGTCTGCTACACCACTTAacattctataaaaaaaaatttttccatactttacatttttagcccttttttttttgtttaactttttaacatttaatgtgttttataaacttatggtttttttttttctccaattatagaaccactgatgatgacTTAAGAAAAAGTCGAAACGTTTGGAATAAACATGATGTTCGTTACCTCACTCGTTGTATTGTTTCTCCTGAATCTACGGTTCCCTAAGACCACACCTACAtctgaagtatatatatatatatatatatatatatatatatatatatatatatatatatatatatatatatatatatatatatatatatatatatatatatatatatatatatatatatatatatatatatatatatatatatatagagagagagagagagagagagagagagagagagataattacacAGAACAATAGCTTGACCAGATGcgaaaagaggtggaggaatgatgggaaaataataagttaaaaagaaaccgaaagaaagaaggaaaatcttacaacacacacacacacacacacacacacacatttggtgaGGCATAAGGGAGGATGAGGTCAGGTCGTGTGCTAAccttccggtgtgtgtgtgtgtgtgtgtgtgtgtgtgtgtgtgtgtgtgtactgagtcACGTGCGTTCCGGAAAAATCAAGTTGCATTCGTGACTAGCGTACATagtcccccactctctctctctctctctctctctctctcaattaagtCATAAAATATGTAATTGAGAgtaattacaaaataaataaataaatgtaagaatGACAGTGACTGATAATGTGTCTGAAATAACAACGacgcttaaagagagagagagagagagagagagagagagagagagagagagagagagagagaaggaaagaaagaagggtgcTTATGCTTTTTATATTCACtatgctcttctctctccctccttccttatccaccctgacttcctctctctctctctctcttccttattccatGTGCCCTTTCGCTttcctcgccacacacacacacaaacacttccttTCCACTAGCATTCCACACACTCCACCTCACTTAATCATATTCTCTCACTTCCACATTCTACCACTTCGCCTCCGCTACCCACTCACTATCCACTCTTCTCTCCGCCATGCCCTCAGCTGATATACtcactcgccaccaccaccaccaccaatataccAGCCGGGCAAGCCAGTAAATGAGGTATTAATGAAAATAGACGAAGAAATGTTGtcttgcctcacacacacacacacacacacacacggcttccTCACAAGGACGTGCAAGGAGTCAGGAAAAGCAGAAAATGAAGGTTGCGtgagagatagtagtagtagtagtagtagtagtagtggtggtggtggtggtgatggtggtggctgtggtataATGGTGGTGATTACGAAAACATTGCTCATATAaacgaaaataacaatgaaaaattataagtaaataaaataatacatgaAATAGGTAGaacggacgagagagagagagagagatggtggggggGGGGCTATACTCGATGTTAGTCACGTGAATCTTTTTCTCAATGGTTCTCAAGGCCTTGGTGAGTTGGACAGAGGAGTGCGGCAGGTGAGGTCCGACAGGTGTGAGCTGATTATATCACCTCACCTGCCGTTACTCACCTAGACCGCGCCTGCCTCACTCACGGGTCTCTGAGGTAAAtataaacgaagaagaagaagaagaagaagaagaagaagaagaggaggaaggaggaggaggaggaggaggaggaggaggaggaggaggtggaacaggaggaggaggaggaggaggaggtggaggaggagaaggaggacgaggaggtggagaagaataagaataagaataaaaagaagtaaaaagaaaaggaagaataagaataaaaaaacgataataataataaggagagtaataagagtaataagagtaagagtaagaagaagaagaagaagaagaagaagaagaagaagaagaaaaagaagaaaaaggaggaggaggagaaggcggctaatatttcgttttctgtattgtaagattttgtattttcatgttatttcattgtttcttatATATTAAGGTTTATTTCGACAAATAATACATTTCCTCGACTTCTTCGTTTCATTAATGCATTGTCTAAATATCTGCCTCACGCGAGTTCGTATgcggtgttattgttattgttgtttctagctcttcctttatttttcttttattacttaatCGTTACTATTTCTTATATACTCAAAAaagtttcttcaatattttccttgttgtgtttgttcttgGAACCATAACAGGAATATtgattctcacacacacacacacattcattataTCATTATACTGACTTACTTTAtcgtttatgtttatttttattacgtCATTCTTTCTCACATAAAAGAGGTGATTTGATtcattttccaatatcccagtAATTTGATCAATGTGTGGGTGACGCAAGACTTCCACAGCGCCACCTGCGGCATTGCTCAGGTGTGTGAATGAAGTGAACCCACCTGAGGAATTAATGTGAACTACAAGGATTTCAAGCATTGCCCCATAACGTCCtcaaccctccctctctctttctttgtattgCGATATTCAATGTTTTCTCAAATTCTTGTCCATATTCTTTTaaattgtcttttctttatatttattttatttccatgcATTTACCATTACTTatcccttcatttcccttccgtCATGAACAttcatctccttcacctctctccagaaaacaaaaacaagaacatgagTAGACATTTCATCTTTATTGTAAAATATTATCTAAATAACTCTGTGGTATAAATAGATCTGAATTCTTATCATCATATGAATGTACGAAAGCTAGACTAgttataaataatagtaatagtactggGTCGTTATTACTGGTGGCGTCTCACAGCCTCCCAAGGTCACACAAGTGCCTGGGATGCTGCATGTCTTCCCTATCCTTGTGACTGTGCAGGGCTCCCTCACTTCGCCCAAACTGAgccttatagagagagagagagagagagagagagagagagagagagagagagagagagagagagagagagagagagagagagagagagagagagagagagagagagagagagagaccctacacgagtaattaattattttttccattattattttcatatacatttaccaatatattttttcaaaggTTTAGTATAATTGTACGGGTGTTTATCTCCTTGGCTGActgagtgacggtggtggagaGGCaatagaagggagaggaggcactcccttccttccttccttccctcttcaccttcctgTCACCAGCAGCCGTTTCTTTGTTCTTTGGTTGAGCGCTGCTGTACAGAggtaagtgtggtggtggtggtggtagtggtggtgtggggtaACTCTAACATTATCAAGGCGAAGTGAACGTTTGGTCAAGTgtcaaaaaatgagaaaaaaagtaataaattccTTACACTAAGCAACCAACATCAACATTGTAAAAACATTCTAATGCGATAAGAAAATTGCATGGAACTGCCTTTGTGTCGACTCGTTGCATAGTAGTACAGTACATAGTGTGATTTCTGACGACGCCTAGAAGTCCAGGAGCCTCACCCACTAGCCTGTCCTGCTGACATCAACCCCCTCCTGCTGCagaggaggtgggggagtgGCAGGAAGGGTGGGCAAagggtgctggtgctgctgagccatgtgtgtggtgactggtgtGTCAGGGTGATGGGGGAGGGGGCCACAGGTCACGCCGGCAGGACCTGCGACCGTGTCAGGGTCGTGGCCAGCAGCAGGCCTGGCACTCAATGGGGCcgtggtggcaggtggcagcAAGGCATAGGTGGGATGGATGCACCTCAGAGGGACACTAGCTTGGGAGGGACAGAGTCAGGGGAGGAGAggtccgaggaggaggagcgctgTTGGGTGCCACAGTTGGAGGAGGAGCCCGAGGGAGCCGACACCACCGGGGTGGAGAGAGGCGTGAGACCGGTGTGCACAGGCGTGAGTCCAGTCCCGCTGGTCACAGGCGTCAGACCGGTGCCTCCCTCCATCATGGAATCAAAGTTGAAGCCACGCAGGCCGGTGGAGGGCGTCTCGATGGACACTCCAAGGTCTGCCACAGAGGGCGTGCGCAAGGCCACAGGTGCCACATTGAGACTGGTGGGTCGCCTGGGCCGAGAGTTGTTGTTGGAAATGCTAGGTGggatcttcacttcctcctcctccactgacaCCTCGTCCTCCATgggctcctccttcaccaccacagccttctTTACCACACGCATGGCAGTGTTGGCCactgtggcagtggtggtcacTGGTGCAACGCTGACAGGAGCCGCCGAGGTCACGAAGGGAGTGGCAGAGGGGGCGGGCGGCACGTGGCGGCGGCACACAGCCTTGTGTGTTGCCAGCAGAAATTCCAGCTCATCTCGCTGCTGCTGCAGGAGCTGGATCTCCGTCTGCAGCtctgtcttcttctcctccagttCATCAGTTTCATCCTGCAGCATATTGGTCTGGTCGAGGCGACGCTTGCGACACCGTGCTGCTGCCAGCTTGTTTCTCTCCCGGCGGAGGTGccgcctctcctcttcctcagcagTGATctgtggaaaggaagaaaagacctgTCAGGAGTCAGGATATAAGATATCCAGAACTGAATaactaacaaacacaaacacatcaaatGCAAGACAGGAAGCATTAAGAAACACTGACAGAAGTGattacaaaacacaacacagacTACAAAATGGGAGGCCATGAAGGGCACACTGAAGAGTGGAGACCTTGCAGAGGGTGTGGGGAGGGACAGCAGCAAGGAAGCCCTGATAACCTGGCCAAGGTGATAAGCACAAGTGGCTGATTGACTCGTGTCTCCTGTCAcatgagtcagtcagtctgggAAGGCGGAGGGGGATGAATCATGTAGTAAATGAGGATCTGACTGACTCATCTTCCAGTAGATGGATGGATTGTGTTGAGTAATCGAGTAATTAGGCCCTGAAGCCACAATGAGGGTGTCCCTAAGCCCCTGCCCTATTACCTCCCTGCTATACACTACACAACAAAGAACAAAGCATTAAGAGAAGACAATATCCCCAGCACCcccaccctttcctccctccctccccagagCAGCGGCAAGTCTTCATTCCACAACACCACATCCTCTGGCCTAGCTCACTATCAGCAGAAGGGAAGGagcagcaagataaacatcctgTCAGGCCCAGAACCAACCAGGACTGGACCACTTAATTTAGCTCTATATGATAGGCTCCCCATACCACCCTGCTACACACACTTTGTCACTCTTATCACAAGGCCTCCCATACTTCAGTAAATAATCTTaaaccttttttctctcttttattctcatatttttttttctgacagtAATATATTGCACTCTATTTTGCTTTGAACATGATCCAATCCAACTTACATAAACAAGACCTTCTTCAGGAGACCAATCTGAGTCACCATTTACCCAACCTATCACTTCTCTATATAAGGAACCTGaacccttaaccccttgagtaccatgatgcatttctacattcattcttattttaagagattttatacagcttcagaaatttatgtgggggattaaaatagtgaagactgtggccattaatcttctgacctccatagacccttcctaatgtcaataaaatggtctaatcgtacacaaatctcaagggaaaaatgtatGCCAGTATTGAAAGCGTTAAAATCCTCCTCCAACTTTAACCTGAAGAAGCAACGCACCCTTTCATCCTTAATAGGCCTGCGTCCGCCAGTCCTCCGTGGCTGCTGGACCTGGATCTGAGAGGGCATGGtgagggtggcggtggtggaggtggcggtgtgAGCTGTGGGGGCCCTGAGGTTTACCCCGCTGGCCGAGGAGGTGGAGGCCGAAGTGGTGTGGGGAATCTGGGTGAGGGTGCCGCCCCCCCAACACCTGCTGTCCACGGAAACGTACGTGTTGCCTGAAGGAGTAGCAGAAggagtttgtgagagagagagagagagagagagagagagagagagagagagagagagagagagagagagagagagagtttttgactaaaaaccacaaaaatgTCAAATATCACTTGTACTTTTAAGactcatgcagagagagagagagagagagagagagagagagagagagagagagagagagaactatacaTACCTGTGGCGGGCTGCACTAGAGGAGGCACGAAGCCAGCCTGGTTAGTGTGTGGCTCTGGGGGCTGGACACTGGAGAGCTCTAGGAAGGTCTGTTCGATGTTCCTGAGGGTGGTGGGCGTGAGCGTGGGCGTGGTACGGGTGGGGACGCCGCTGTGCACGCCCTCCAGGGAGTTTAGctgcagaagaaagaaaggcggGGGTTAAATACAATGTAATACTTGTTTTGAGGGtcgagagaaagggagggcaATAGTGTTTTATGGAGGTGGTTGGGTTAGGTCTGGGTGTTGTGTCCTTTGTGTTCTTAATTTTTAACAGTTATATATagtgctcctctctctctctctctctctctctcgataattcTGTATAAATTTTAAAGCccaaaaagaacaaatatacaCATCACTAAACCTCTCTTTGCTTTGcacctacgagagagagagagagagagagagagagagagagagagagagagagagagagagagtctaacaGTTCCCTTATCACTGCTATCTTAATCGTTATCACTGCACCCCTTGTATCTGCGGCTGAGGGTTACATGGGAAAGCGGGGATGGACGGATGGTCCTGAATTCCAATGTACCTGATATGTCTCTGAAAGTATGTGTGATATTTAGGACCACTGCCAAACCAAACctagctaacctaacctgaccttataTCACTCACTATCTCGAATAACCTTTCCTACCAACTCCATTGTCGTTCCTAGTTGCAGTACGCGTGTTGGTTTCAATAGTACTagcttattctttttgtttttagttgttctctgtgtgtgtgtgtgtgtgtgtgtgtttcgttattttcgtgtcttccttccttcctccttccctttatcacttcttccaatctttctttactttactcttcattttcacaattctctatcttctttgttttctctttgtctttctctcttccacctctactacaaaaataataacaacaaaagattacccctccactccttcactccacgttacttcctcttccttctcttctctgctcttctttattcatttttcacagtcctccattttctttactttctctttttctttatctctcttccacttccactacaaaaaataacaacaacgaaagatttctcctccactccttcctcttccttctcttctccactcttcCACACAACAATGACCTCTTCCACTAAacaacaagatttcttcatctccctccttccaccttcctattttccacatcattcccttcctcctccacttccccccACCAATATACAGAACCATCCTCTTCCACAATAAAAATTCAaggctcctcttcttcccttcattcctcccctctttcctcttcccatccACTTCTATTTAAGACGCAAGTTGTTTCCTtcatccacttccttctttccacctctcgttacatcatcattactctctctctccttcttcggATCACGTGACTGGATTTCCTGACCCtggcaagtacacacacacacacacacacacacacacacagtacattgggtgggggatggggaggaggggaagaacaaGTGTAAGACAGACATCAGTAGTGTtctttgtcgtgtgtgtgtgtgtgtgtgtgtgtgtgccagtcaCCATCACTCAGCACCTCTATCGCCTTTACATGGTTCGTTCTAGCGTGCGTAAGGCTACTTACATGTGCCTAACTGCGTGTACACAAAGATATGCACTGTGatcaatacatacatataaatatacaacactcactctcactctctctctctctcaatttatctTGTATTTTAAATCTCTCCGCAAAATAACGTTAATCTAATTGCCACATAATATTGACACAACCGCTGCTGTTTGTATcataatgtaaacaatacgTTTTGATTGGCAATGTTTGTTCAGTGTTTGCATGCCTTTGATTATTAACTTCCGTTATTTGATCATCtcgactatatatatattttttttttttttacttcatttattatccatatttttttcattcattttatctaattacttttttcttatggTATGAGTTTTTCTTTACTATAGTACAACAATCTTTCTATTCTAATATTTGTACATCTATAACTTCCTTGTAACGttgattaatttcttttttctaattcatcaacaatatctctcctttctttcttttcatatattaacCATTTCCTTtaacttctctttccttatcaatATGGTCTAATTGTCCATATCTTC harbors:
- the LOC123509943 gene encoding transcription factor kayak-like isoform X4, coding for MNSWHTPYPSTSQDLRHYQVYQQHHQQQQHQHQLPQHLQQQQHQHQQQQQQQQQQPYPYHHNQHLQFQQAHHQQQLNSLEGVHSGVPTRTTPTLTPTTLRNIEQTFLELSSVQPPEPHTNQAGFVPPLVQPATGNTYVSVDSRCWGGGTLTQIPHTTSASTSSASGVNLRAPTAHTATSTTATLTMPSQIQVQQPRRTGGRRPIKDERITAEEEERRHLRRERNKLAAARCRKRRLDQTNMLQDETDELEEKKTELQTEIQLLQQQRDELEFLLATHKAVCRRHVPPAPSATPFVTSAAPVSVAPVTTTATVANTAMRVVKKAVVVKEEPMEDEVSVEEEEVKIPPSISNNNSRPRRPTSLNVAPVALRTPSVADLGVSIETPSTGLRGFNFDSMMEGGTGLTPVTSGTGLTPVHTGLTPLSTPVVSAPSGSSSNCGTQQRSSSSDLSSPDSVPPKLVSL
- the LOC123509943 gene encoding transcription factor kayak-like isoform X3, with the translated sequence MNSWHTPYPSTSQDLRHYQVYQQHHQQQQHQHQLPQHLQQQQHQHQQQQQQQQQQPYPYHHNQHLQFQQAHHQQQLNSLEGVHSGVPTRTTPTLTPTTLRNIEQTFLELSSVQPPEPHTNQAGFVPPLVQPATGNTYVSVDSRCWGGGTLTQIPHTTSASTSSASGVNLRAPTAHTATSTTATLTMPSQIQVQQPRRTGGRRPIKDERVFSSFPQITAEEEERRHLRRERNKLAAARCRKRRLDQTNMLQDETDELEEKKTELQTEIQLLQQQRDELEFLLATHKAVCRRHVPPAPSATPFVTSAAPVSVAPVTTTATVANTAMRVVKKAVVVKEEPMEDEVSVEEEEVKIPPSISNNNSRPRRPTSLNVAPVALRTPSVADLGVSIETPSTGLRGFNFDSMMEGGTGLTPVTSGTGLTPVHTGLTPLSTPVVSAPSGSSSNCGTQQRSSSSDLSSPDSVPPKLVSL
- the LOC123509943 gene encoding transcription factor kayak-like isoform X1 encodes the protein MLVSESDQVTRRKFLQRETELPQPTMFTRSQAAANNSATTKSVTSSSQSFTTASVASGGGESLTTDSNSSSNDTVPSVSLTITAVAANIPERDGCITTITAPALDTPTITNLVLNSLEGVHSGVPTRTTPTLTPTTLRNIEQTFLELSSVQPPEPHTNQAGFVPPLVQPATGNTYVSVDSRCWGGGTLTQIPHTTSASTSSASGVNLRAPTAHTATSTTATLTMPSQIQVQQPRRTGGRRPIKDERVFSSFPQITAEEEERRHLRRERNKLAAARCRKRRLDQTNMLQDETDELEEKKTELQTEIQLLQQQRDELEFLLATHKAVCRRHVPPAPSATPFVTSAAPVSVAPVTTTATVANTAMRVVKKAVVVKEEPMEDEVSVEEEEVKIPPSISNNNSRPRRPTSLNVAPVALRTPSVADLGVSIETPSTGLRGFNFDSMMEGGTGLTPVTSGTGLTPVHTGLTPLSTPVVSAPSGSSSNCGTQQRSSSSDLSSPDSVPPKLVSL
- the LOC123509943 gene encoding transcription factor kayak-like isoform X2, giving the protein MLVSESDQVTRRKFLQRETELPQPTMFTRSQAAANNSATTKSVTSSSQSFTTASVASGGGESLTTDSNSSSNDTVPSVSLTITAVAANIPERDGCITTITAPALDTPTITNLVLNSLEGVHSGVPTRTTPTLTPTTLRNIEQTFLELSSVQPPEPHTNQAGFVPPLVQPATGNTYVSVDSRCWGGGTLTQIPHTTSASTSSASGVNLRAPTAHTATSTTATLTMPSQIQVQQPRRTGGRRPIKDERITAEEEERRHLRRERNKLAAARCRKRRLDQTNMLQDETDELEEKKTELQTEIQLLQQQRDELEFLLATHKAVCRRHVPPAPSATPFVTSAAPVSVAPVTTTATVANTAMRVVKKAVVVKEEPMEDEVSVEEEEVKIPPSISNNNSRPRRPTSLNVAPVALRTPSVADLGVSIETPSTGLRGFNFDSMMEGGTGLTPVTSGTGLTPVHTGLTPLSTPVVSAPSGSSSNCGTQQRSSSSDLSSPDSVPPKLVSL